The Bacilli bacterium PM5-9 genome segment GAATATTTGCTATTTTCCATCTTTTAACAAAATCATTTAAATCTCTTGATGGTTCATTTTTATTATATGTATCATAAAAATAGTACTTTTCTTTCTTTCCTATTTTCTCATACTTATAAATTGTTATTAAATGCCCCTTATTTAATTTGTTTTCTTTTTTTGGTATCATCCAAACCATTAATGGCATTTTGTTACTTAACATATACTCTTTAATCGTGAACGTATCTTTATTATTATCTACAACCCTTTCTATATTTTCAAACTTATAACTTAAATCACTTGTATATTTACCTTTTAAATCAATTAATTGATATTGTGAATATCCAAAATCTTTAACAGCTTTATTATAATCAAAATGACAATCATAACCATTTTTTAATAAACTATTAATATTTGCTTTTTTCTTCTTTTCTGAATTATTTACCATAACAAAGTTAGTCATCATACATCCATGAACATTAAAAGTGCTCGTTAAATAATCACCATTTTTATCACACTTAATTTTTTGATACTTTTCAGTATTTTGATAAATAAACTTAATGTTTTCAAATTCAATTTTTTCATTTTGAGCATTAGTTATTGCTTTACCATTTCTTTTTTTATTTTCATTAAAGAAATAATGTTCTTTCTTTTCATTTGGATAATAATTAATAACTTCATCATTATATATAACAACCATTTTACTATTAGGTTTAAAGTATTTTGAATATTTATTATTTGGATAATTAAAGCCAAAAAATACTTTATTATAATTTGAGTTTATATATGAATTACTTGTATTATCATAAACCAAATAATCTTTTGCATTAATTTCATCAAAATTAAAGAAACAAATTGCTATCAAAAAAACAATCAAATATTTTTTAAGATTTATTATCATTTACTATCCCTTCACTTTCTAAAAATTTCTCAAATTCTAAGTAAATATCATTATAGTTTGTATTATTTACATAGTTAATTTTTTGTTGATTGATTTGTTCTAATTTTTTAATTAAACTATTTTCATCATCTACAATAATATCATTTTCAATAAATAACTTATCTCGACATTCATATAGACCACGATAATTTAAATATTCATCACGATCTTTTTGATATAAAATAACTTTTTTATTAATAAGCAAAGCATCATAAACAATTGATGAGTAATCACTTATTACAATATCAGCAAGCAATAATAATTCA includes the following:
- a CDS encoding hypothetical protein (product_source=Hypo-rule applied; superfamily=50249), producing MIINLKKYLIVFLIAICFFNFDEINAKDYLVYDNTSNSYINSNYNKVFFGFNYPNNKYSKYFKPNSKMVVIYNDEVINYYPNEKKEHYFFNENKKRNGKAITNAQNEKIEFENIKFIYQNTEKYQKIKCDKNGDYLTSTFNVHGCMMTNFVMVNNSEKKKKANINSLLKNGYDCHFDYNKAVKDFGYSQYQLIDLKGKYTSDLSYKFENIERVVDNNKDTFTIKEYMLSNKMPLMVWMIPKKENKLNKGHLITIYKYEKIGKKEKYYFYDTYNKNEPSRDLNDFVKRWKIANIHALKK